AAGTTGTACAAAGTCAAGTCAAAACACTTAATAAGGAAATAAtcttgcataaaaaaagtctCTTCACACCAATGACAGCTTTGACATTTTATTGTTCCATTAATTATATCTTACAGGTTTTGTAAGCAGTACCAACTTGAAAAGCCACCAAACTGTTAGTAATTATGACTAATTCTATAATCCATGCCTCTTTCTTTTACATCAAAGTGTATGTATACAGGGTGATCCATTCAAAGCCATAtcttcatacagtatgtgatggaAACAGATGTGATGTAGTGCAGACTGTGTCACACGAAAAACTCGAGTCACACataaaaagcagagaaaagtctAAAGTTCTGGCAAGCCACacttggataggggttggatTTTTCTGCCAGCGAGGTTTCATCTACATGAACTCGTTGAGGAAGCTGTGGACTGTTCCTTCAGGTGTCTCCTCCAAAGGCTGGCCCAGACAAAAGGAAGGCACCGCCAGGAGATCAGGATCCTTGATCTCGAGCTCAACATCCATGAGGCTGTGAGACAGTGATACAAACATGACATGGAGATTTTTCCAAGGACATTCATTATAGCTCGTGCAGCCAAGAGATGCTAGAAAGTCGCATAGTCTACATATCCCTGGAGTGTTAATTGCCCTGagcatttaaaaacaattcACCAACCTGACTATGAATGATGAGGTGTCATGGAAGTAGAACGTGCACACTGGCAAACACCCCATGGTTACAGACATGGAGTACTTGCCTGAAAAAGAGAAAGACGGAAAACATAATGAACTCCTAAAAAGACacattattatacatattatcTTATATCATTCCTCTCACCTTTCATGCCTGTCATTGGTCCTGTCCATACATTGACTTTTAATCCCTCCCCTTCAATGGATGGATTCCCACTGCTTACAATAGCCATGAACTTTGCATCATCGGGGATATCTAAAGGGTGCTGGGTGCATTGCAATGCTTTTTTCTCACAGCTCTGGTTTTTGCTGTCAATCTCGTAGAATATCCCCTGGCGGATGTAGATACAGATTCAGATGTCAAGGCGCACAACAAGCATCGATAATCggtgacatttttatgaagaAAGAAATCACTTACCTCATCGAAAAACATCAGCAGATCCAGACTGAGTGATGTGTTCGCAGGGAAGCTGTCGTTTGATCTGAACCGTAGTTTCTTGCCCATAGAATCGTAAGTGAATGCACCAAGCGATGTCACTCCACTCTTCAGGGATATCTGGTGTAATTCAACGACACACattcaaagagaaaaaaaaaatgaatgctctattttaaaatactataaaaaaagTACCAGAAGAACTATTGGTCTTGAAAGACAAATTATAAAATGCTCACCACAGTCATGAGTCCTGTCATATTGGGTGAATCTGAAAGACAACCATGTCAGTTAGATGGGTCTAAAAATATtagacaaacacattttaaaccaataTAACCATAGACTTTTTGTTTACTGTTGACACAAATAGGAAATGCGGTGATCTTGAAAGCTACCTAACACACGGACGGCTCAAAAACAACTAACAAAAAGAACCAAAATGATGCAACCACAATTTCTTACGACAAGGCTGATGGTGTTCTGCATGGGTGGTGGCGGCCAAGCACATGAAGACGAAGAGCGTAATAGCTGCATACATTTTCCTGGTCTAGAGGGAGTCACAAAATAAAGTTTGAGATGGCAAAAAACAACCCCAAGCGCATCTACCTTTCAGTGAAGTTACTGCTGCTTTTATAGGGATAAAATCCGGTGTAGTCAATAAGTATTACGTAAAAAGGACCCAGGACTTCAAACATCAAGCTGTCTAAACAAATCAGACCCAGCTGGTGGTGACCCAAGTAAACAGTTTTCTTAGGCTATCTTTTCTTTTGTGATTGTGCAGctgtcctcaaatgtttttgtgcATTGTTTATTTCAGAGAGGTCATATGGAAACGGGAGTTCAAGTGGGGAAGATTATGGAGGTTAATCAAGGCTCTTGGAGCGAAATAGAGAACATCTCTAAATAATGTTATTTAGCTTTATTATACGGCTTTGTTGAAtcctcgattctgattggtcaatcccAGCGTTTTAGGgtctttcatttctttatagtagaccgttgctatgtataacagaccgtttctatgGACACAGCTcagatgtcagactctggcagaccgtttttgtgtcaaattattgatttcttaagtaagtagccatgtaataagcgggataatgtacagtgagtgggtcattgttgtgaaataaaccccgacagggcgatgcggcaccccGACACAAATCGCCCTGtcgggatttatttcacaataatgacc
This portion of the Sebastes umbrosus isolate fSebUmb1 chromosome 17, fSebUmb1.pri, whole genome shotgun sequence genome encodes:
- the epd gene encoding ependymin translates to MYAAITLFVFMCLAATTHAEHHQPCHSPNMTGLMTVISLKSGVTSLGAFTYDSMGKKLRFRSNDSFPANTSLSLDLLMFFDEGIFYEIDSKNQSCEKKALQCTQHPLDIPDDAKFMAIVSSGNPSIEGEGLKVNVWTGPMTGMKGKYSMSVTMGCLPVCTFYFHDTSSFIVSLMDVELEIKDPDLLAVPSFCLGQPLEETPEGTVHSFLNEFM